A genomic window from Nomascus leucogenys isolate Asia chromosome 10, Asia_NLE_v1, whole genome shotgun sequence includes:
- the ZNF584 gene encoding zinc finger protein 584 — translation MAGEAEGLVMFEDVTVYFSREEWGLLNVTQKGLYRDVMLENFALVSSLGLAPSRSPVFTQLEDDEQSWVPNWVDVTPVSRAEARRGFGLDGLCRVEDERAHPEHLKSYRVIQHQDTHSEGKPRRHTEHGAAFPPGSSCGQQQGVHVAEKLFKCSDCGKVFLKAFALLDHLITHSEERPFRYPTGRSAFKEKSTHINPRKIHTGETAHVCNECGKTFNYPSKLRKHQKVHTGIKPFKCSDCSKTFNRKDALVLHQRIHTGERPYECSKCGKTFSVLSTLIRHRKVHIGERPYECTECGKFFKYNNSFILHQRVHTGERPFECKQCGKGYVTRSGLYQHWKVHTGERPYECSLCGKTFTTRSYRNRHQQFHTEERSYKCTECGKAFKHSSTLHQHKKVHTPERPQEDRSHGKVISC, via the exons ATGgccggggaggcggag GGCTTGGTGATGTTTGAGGATGTGACGGTATATTTCTCCAGGGAGGAGTGGGGGCTCCTTAATGTGACCCAGAAGGGCCTATACCGggatgtgatgctggagaacttTGCACTCGTTAGCTCACTGG GACTTGCACCTTCGAGATCCCCTGTGTTTACCCAGCTGGAGGATGATGAACAGTCGTGGGTGCCCAACTGGGTGGACGTGACTCCAGTCAGCAGAGCAGAAGCCAGGAGAGGTTTTGGTCTTG ATGGTTTGTGTAGAGTGGAGGATGAGAGAGCCCATCCTGAGCATCTGAAGAGCTACAGAGTCATCCAGCACCAGGACACTCATAGTGAGGGGAAACCAAGAAGGCACACTGAGCATGGGGCAGCCTTCCCACCTGGTTCCAGTTGTGGGCAACAGCAAGGAGTCCATGTGGCAGAGAAGCTGTTCAAATGCAGTGACTGTGGGAAGGTGTTCTTAAAGGCCTTTGCCCTCCTTGACCATCTGATAACGCATTCTGAAGAGAGACCCTTCAGATACCCAACAGGCAGAAGTGCTTTCAAGGAGAAGTCAACTCATATTAACCCCCGAaaaattcacactggagaaacAGCCCATGTGTGTAATGAGTGTGGGAAGACCTTCAATTACCCATCTAAGCTGAGGAAACACCAGAAGGTTCACACAGGTATAAAACCTTTTAAGTGTAGTGACTGTAGTAAAACCTTCAACCGCAAAGACGCACTTGTTCTACACCAGAGgattcacactggagaaaggccttatgAGTGCAGCAAATGTGGGAAAACCTTCAGTGTTCTGTCTACCCTCATTCGGCACCGGAAAGTGCACATTGGAGAAAGACCCTATGAGTGTACAGAATGTGGGAAGTTCTTTAAATACAATAATAGCTTCATTCTTCACCAGcgagttcacactggagaaaggccttTTGAATGCAAGCAATGTGGGAAAGGCTACGTGACCCGTTCAGGCCTCTATCAGCACTGGAAAGTCCACACTGGGGAACGGCCCTATGAATGTAGCCTGTGTGGGAAAACCTTCACTACCAGGTCCTACCGCAATCGGCACCAGCAGTTCCACACTGAAGAGAGGTCTTATAAATGTACagagtgtgggaaagccttcaaaCATAGTTCCACCCTCCATCAGCACAAGAAAGTCCATACTCCAGAAAGGCCTCAGGAGGACAGGTCACATGGGAAAGTCATTAGCTGCTAG